One region of Sulfuriroseicoccus oceanibius genomic DNA includes:
- a CDS encoding efflux transporter outer membrane subunit has product MSSRIRIPSIAGAMAAPLAALALNSCMIVGENYAPPELVTPDTWHQSLASDLRSSTSSLEKWWTKLNDPTLDELIEKSADANPSVKIALERVVEARAARRVARSALFPSVDGEGGVSRSKSSANTEPRSPFGGQEFDQWTAGANAGWELDFFGGVRRAVESADASAEAIEEAYRDTMVTLYAEVAQSYIDIRTFERRLELAQNNIEVQRSSLGIAEERFGAGLVPELDVSQARSILASTRAAIPFLREQRTLAINRLAALLGTYPNEAEKLIAKSRGIPSPGANAGIGLPADLLRSRPDVRQAERELAAQTARIGVAEADLYPRFALGGTFAFQSANGSNLLDSDSSTYSFGPSFRWNLFNAGRVRNLVKIEESRTKQALYAYENAVLKGVEDVENNLASTYHERDRYRALVNAVDAAQQTVDLVTTSYTEGLVDFQNVLDAQRTILTRQDEAAVSKGRIASAYVRLYKALGGGTKMSKEITK; this is encoded by the coding sequence GCACCACCCGAGCTGGTGACACCGGATACCTGGCACCAAAGCCTCGCCAGCGACCTGCGATCCAGCACCTCGTCGCTTGAGAAGTGGTGGACCAAGCTCAACGATCCGACTCTGGACGAGCTGATCGAAAAGTCCGCCGATGCGAACCCGAGCGTGAAAATCGCGTTGGAGCGGGTGGTGGAAGCACGTGCCGCCCGTCGGGTCGCCCGTAGCGCGCTGTTCCCATCAGTCGATGGGGAAGGGGGAGTGAGCCGCAGTAAGAGCAGTGCGAATACCGAGCCCCGATCACCCTTCGGTGGTCAGGAGTTCGACCAGTGGACCGCGGGCGCAAACGCCGGATGGGAACTCGACTTCTTTGGCGGTGTCCGCCGCGCGGTGGAATCCGCAGACGCTTCGGCTGAGGCCATCGAAGAGGCCTACCGCGACACCATGGTGACCTTGTACGCGGAAGTCGCTCAAAGTTATATCGATATTCGCACATTCGAGCGTCGGCTGGAGTTGGCCCAGAACAACATCGAGGTCCAAAGGTCTTCGCTCGGGATCGCCGAAGAGCGTTTCGGTGCCGGACTCGTCCCCGAGTTGGACGTCAGTCAGGCCCGCTCCATCCTCGCCAGCACCCGTGCCGCGATCCCATTCCTGCGCGAGCAACGCACCTTGGCCATCAACCGCCTCGCCGCTCTGCTGGGTACTTATCCAAACGAAGCGGAGAAACTGATCGCCAAATCACGTGGTATCCCTTCGCCCGGAGCGAACGCCGGCATCGGCTTGCCCGCCGACCTGCTGCGCTCGCGACCGGATGTTCGCCAGGCAGAGCGCGAACTCGCAGCCCAGACCGCCCGCATTGGTGTGGCCGAGGCAGATCTCTATCCACGTTTTGCGCTGGGTGGAACGTTCGCCTTCCAGTCGGCAAATGGATCGAACCTCTTGGATTCGGACTCCAGCACCTACTCGTTCGGACCCTCATTCCGCTGGAACCTGTTCAACGCGGGCCGTGTCCGCAATCTGGTGAAAATTGAGGAATCACGCACCAAACAAGCGCTCTACGCTTACGAAAACGCCGTGCTCAAAGGCGTGGAGGATGTCGAAAACAATCTCGCATCCACCTACCACGAGCGCGATCGCTATCGTGCCCTCGTGAACGCAGTCGATGCCGCCCAACAAACCGTGGATCTGGTAACCACCAGCTACACCGAAGGTCTGGTGGACTTCCAAAATGTACTCGACGCCCAGCGCACCATTCTCACGCGTCAGGATGAGGCCGCCGTCAGCAAGGGCCGCATCGCCAGTGCCTACGTCCGCCTGTACAAGGCACTCGGTGGAGGCACCAAAATGAGCAAAGAGATAACAAAATAG